The following coding sequences are from one Polynucleobacter sp. JS-JIR-II-50 window:
- a CDS encoding HPr family phosphocarrier protein, whose translation MPSAEIEIINKLGLHARASAKLSQLAAQFPCEILLSRNGRQINAKSIMGVMMLAAGIGSTVTLETVGEKADEALQALTALINDRFGEGE comes from the coding sequence ATGCCTTCGGCAGAAATCGAAATCATCAATAAATTAGGCTTACATGCGCGCGCATCTGCCAAGCTATCTCAATTAGCTGCTCAGTTTCCTTGTGAAATATTGTTGTCACGTAATGGGCGTCAAATTAATGCAAAGAGCATTATGGGTGTGATGATGTTGGCGGCTGGTATCGGCAGCACTGTGACCCTTGAGACTGTGGGCGAAAAAGCAGATGAAGCTTTGCAGGCACTCACTGCTTTAATTAATGACCGATTTGGTGAGGGTGAGTAG
- the gshB gene encoding glutathione synthase: protein MNLLFIADPLESFKVQKDSTLAMMRAAQEAGHHLWFCQSRNVLWRDDFVVADCQSLVIKPSSTNWFELGDIESRTLKSFSAVLMRTDPPFDIEYLNTTWLLSAAVRQGAKVLNEPSAVRDHSEKLSITEFPELIPPTLVTRELAAVERFHQEHRDIVIKPLDGMGGMGVFRVGADGLNLASIVETLGENGARTLMVQRFLPEIAQGDKRVLLIGGEVVPFALARIPQGSEIRGNLAAGGKGVAMPLTETEKRIAEKLAPVLNQRGLFLVGLDLIGGYLTEINVTSPTCFVEITDQSNFNVAQFWLAALEKALA from the coding sequence ATGAACCTTCTTTTTATTGCAGACCCCCTTGAATCTTTTAAGGTTCAAAAAGATTCCACACTCGCAATGATGCGAGCAGCGCAAGAGGCAGGTCACCATTTGTGGTTTTGTCAAAGTCGCAATGTGTTGTGGAGGGATGATTTCGTAGTGGCTGATTGCCAATCTTTAGTGATTAAGCCTAGCTCCACCAACTGGTTTGAGTTAGGAGATATTGAGTCTCGAACACTCAAGTCTTTTTCTGCTGTGCTCATGCGCACAGACCCTCCTTTCGATATTGAATACCTCAATACCACTTGGTTGTTATCCGCTGCAGTACGCCAGGGCGCGAAAGTATTGAACGAGCCGAGCGCTGTTCGAGATCATTCAGAAAAACTATCCATTACAGAGTTTCCGGAACTGATTCCGCCTACCTTGGTCACGCGTGAATTGGCTGCAGTAGAGCGTTTTCATCAGGAACATCGCGATATCGTGATTAAGCCTTTAGATGGCATGGGCGGCATGGGTGTATTTAGGGTTGGAGCTGATGGCCTTAACCTTGCGAGCATTGTAGAAACGCTTGGTGAGAATGGTGCAAGAACCCTGATGGTTCAACGCTTTCTTCCAGAAATTGCCCAGGGTGATAAACGGGTGCTCTTAATTGGCGGAGAGGTAGTGCCATTTGCGCTAGCTCGCATTCCGCAGGGTAGCGAAATTCGGGGTAATTTGGCTGCTGGTGGCAAAGGCGTAGCGATGCCCTTAACCGAGACCGAAAAAAGAATCGCTGAAAAATTAGCGCCTGTTTTAAATCAGCGTGGATTATTCTTAGTTGGGTTGGACTTAATCGGTGGTTATCTCACTGAAATTAATGTGACAAGCCCCACTTGTTTTGTTGAAATTACTGACCAAAGCAACTTTAATGTTGCGCAATTTTGGTTGGCAGCACTAGAGAAAGCATTGGCATAA
- the grxC gene encoding glutaredoxin 3, giving the protein MPPVTMYSTQVCPYCVMAEKLLTKKGVANLEKILIDRDPAQREVMMTRTGRRTVPQIYIGDTHVGGYDDLVALDRAGKLDPLLA; this is encoded by the coding sequence ATGCCTCCAGTAACAATGTATAGCACCCAAGTTTGCCCTTACTGCGTCATGGCAGAAAAGTTGCTGACTAAAAAAGGCGTTGCCAATCTCGAAAAGATTTTGATTGATCGTGATCCAGCGCAGCGTGAAGTGATGATGACGCGCACTGGCCGTCGCACTGTTCCACAAATCTATATTGGTGACACGCATGTTGGCGGTTATGACGACTTAGTGGCATTAGATCGCGCTGGAAAGCTTGATCCCTTATTAGCTTAA
- a CDS encoding S41 family peptidase, whose product MRQFLKNFALIAVGLIAGVAATIQLSATAQQSAQLPLDELRTLSNVFAQIKREYVEPIEDKQLLTDAVKGMVSSLDPHSTFLDKKDFAEMQEMTSGKFAGLGIEITSEDGVVKVLNPIEDSPAARAGLQAGDLITRLDDKPVRGMSLDKAVRTMRGTPGTKITLTVFRKSEERSFPVTITRAEIKVQSVKTKILDNDIAWVRITSFQERTVPDLAKKLTDIANQDPKLKGIILDLRNNGGGLLQGAVGVAAAFLPADAVIVSTKGQSPDSKQVFNATPAMYRLNESGDPLAGVPAIFKKLPMVVLVNAYSASASEIVAGALQDYKRATIIGKTTFGKGSVQTVRPLTNDSALKITTAYYYTPSGKSIQAFGVKPDIPVDQNKDGDPDDVLITREIDSEKHLRNKQSAEDKLIKDREQRRLEELQRIEEKNVKKTPEEKEKDKNKKPPELGSADDFMLSQAVAFINGQPVKRSSSKLE is encoded by the coding sequence ATGCGCCAATTTCTAAAGAATTTCGCCCTGATAGCCGTTGGCCTTATTGCCGGCGTAGCAGCCACGATCCAGCTCTCTGCGACTGCCCAGCAAAGCGCCCAGCTGCCGCTGGATGAGCTTCGCACGCTCTCCAATGTCTTTGCCCAAATTAAGCGTGAATATGTTGAGCCTATTGAAGATAAGCAACTGTTAACAGATGCTGTTAAGGGAATGGTGAGCAGTCTTGATCCGCATTCCACCTTCTTAGATAAAAAAGATTTTGCAGAAATGCAAGAGATGACTTCTGGAAAGTTTGCTGGTCTTGGTATTGAAATCACTTCTGAAGATGGTGTAGTTAAAGTACTTAATCCAATTGAAGACAGTCCTGCTGCTCGCGCAGGACTTCAAGCCGGAGACCTCATTACACGTCTTGATGACAAACCGGTACGCGGCATGTCTCTAGACAAAGCTGTACGCACTATGCGCGGCACGCCTGGAACCAAAATTACTTTAACGGTATTTCGTAAGAGTGAAGAGCGTAGCTTTCCGGTAACCATCACTCGTGCAGAAATTAAAGTTCAATCAGTCAAAACAAAAATTCTGGATAACGATATTGCTTGGGTACGAATCACTAGCTTTCAAGAGCGCACTGTTCCTGATCTCGCCAAGAAATTGACTGATATTGCCAATCAAGATCCAAAGCTCAAAGGCATCATTCTTGATCTGCGCAACAATGGCGGCGGCCTGCTGCAAGGAGCTGTGGGCGTAGCTGCAGCATTTTTACCTGCTGACGCAGTCATTGTCTCCACTAAAGGTCAGTCTCCAGATTCAAAACAGGTATTTAATGCAACGCCAGCGATGTACCGCCTAAATGAGTCTGGCGACCCTTTGGCGGGTGTTCCAGCGATATTTAAGAAATTGCCGATGGTGGTATTGGTGAATGCGTACTCTGCCTCTGCCTCTGAAATTGTGGCTGGCGCACTACAAGATTACAAACGCGCAACCATTATTGGAAAAACGACCTTTGGTAAGGGCTCCGTACAAACCGTTCGCCCCCTTACCAATGATTCAGCACTGAAGATTACTACCGCTTATTACTACACCCCAAGTGGCAAGTCGATTCAGGCCTTTGGTGTGAAACCAGATATCCCGGTAGACCAAAACAAAGATGGTGATCCAGATGATGTATTGATCACTCGCGAGATCGATAGCGAGAAACACTTGCGCAATAAGCAATCTGCCGAAGATAAGTTAATTAAAGATCGGGAACAGCGTCGCCTCGAAGAGTTGCAGCGCATTGAAGAGAAAAATGTCAAGAAGACTCCTGAAGAAAAAGAGAAAGATAAAAATAAGAAGCCACCTGAGCTAGGCAGTGCTGATGACTTCATGCTTTCTCAGGCAGTGGCTTTTATTAATGGTCAGCCTGTGAAGCGCTCTTCATCTAAACTCGAATAA
- a CDS encoding NAD(P)H-dependent glycerol-3-phosphate dehydrogenase, translated as MKVTLLGAGAWGTAMAAQAARFLQEGDVVLWSRSKQQLKEIEESAENRAYLSGIQLPASLKFESDFSAAVKRLSSDDLLVIATPMSGLSETIAQALKIAERPLNIIWLCKGLEPITALLPHQVVERESKMHSHGITHSYGALSGPSFAREVGEGMPCALTVASKSPKLCEVVQAAFHHGNMRVYSSDDLIGVELGGAIKNVLAIAAGIGDGLDLGLNARAAVLTRGLAEMMRIVKAAGGKPETCMGLTGVGDLILTATGDLSRNRRVGLELAAGKSLAEVLASLGHVAEGVLCAEAVGDLAKRLGVEMPITTMMGEVLSGKLKPHDAVKKLMGRDPKIES; from the coding sequence ATGAAAGTGACACTGCTTGGTGCTGGTGCCTGGGGAACGGCGATGGCTGCACAAGCAGCTCGCTTTCTCCAAGAGGGCGATGTTGTTTTATGGTCTCGTAGTAAACAACAGTTAAAAGAAATCGAAGAGAGCGCTGAAAATCGTGCTTATCTTTCAGGGATTCAGTTGCCTGCAAGCCTCAAGTTTGAGAGTGATTTTTCTGCTGCTGTCAAAAGACTTTCTAGCGATGATTTATTGGTCATTGCTACACCAATGTCGGGACTTTCAGAAACAATCGCCCAAGCCTTAAAGATTGCTGAGCGCCCACTTAATATTATTTGGCTCTGCAAAGGTCTTGAGCCTATTACTGCCTTATTGCCTCACCAGGTAGTGGAGCGCGAGAGCAAGATGCATTCTCATGGAATAACGCATTCTTATGGCGCCTTATCTGGCCCAAGCTTTGCGCGTGAGGTTGGTGAGGGCATGCCTTGCGCTTTAACCGTTGCTAGCAAATCTCCCAAGTTATGTGAAGTAGTGCAGGCCGCTTTCCATCACGGGAATATGCGGGTGTATTCAAGCGATGATTTAATTGGTGTGGAGTTGGGCGGCGCTATTAAGAATGTCTTGGCTATTGCTGCAGGTATTGGTGACGGCTTAGATTTGGGTTTGAATGCACGCGCCGCTGTTCTCACGCGCGGTTTAGCAGAGATGATGCGCATTGTGAAGGCTGCCGGTGGTAAACCCGAAACTTGCATGGGTCTAACTGGGGTTGGAGACTTGATCTTGACTGCCACTGGAGATCTATCGCGTAATCGGCGCGTTGGTCTTGAGCTTGCTGCTGGTAAGTCGCTGGCTGAGGTTCTTGCCAGTCTTGGTCACGTTGCTGAGGGTGTGCTTTGTGCAGAGGCGGTTGGCGACTTGGCAAAACGCCTAGGGGTTGAGATGCCTATTACTACGATGATGGGTGAAGTGCTCTCCGGAAAATTGAAGCCGCATGATGCTGTTAAAAAGCTCATGGGGCGCGATCCTAAAATCGAATCGTAA
- a CDS encoding rhodanese-like domain-containing protein: MNFLTQIDNLALIALLLVSGIALFLPTLSTLIGGKGLSPTEATIWINRRKAYVLDLRSEEAFKSGHLPGAKFANAAGLTAAIEKLKLDRKHPVVLVCETGSQSRKLVAEAQKLGFAEVGTLDGGVQAWKAAALPLVK; this comes from the coding sequence ATGAACTTTCTCACGCAAATTGATAATTTAGCGCTTATTGCCCTGCTGTTGGTTTCAGGCATAGCGCTTTTCCTTCCCACATTATCTACGCTTATTGGCGGAAAAGGCTTATCGCCTACCGAAGCGACGATTTGGATTAATCGACGCAAAGCCTATGTATTGGACTTGCGCTCAGAAGAGGCCTTTAAGTCGGGTCATTTGCCTGGCGCCAAATTCGCTAATGCTGCTGGTTTAACGGCAGCTATTGAAAAGCTGAAGTTAGACCGTAAGCACCCAGTAGTCTTGGTTTGTGAAACCGGCTCTCAGTCGCGCAAACTTGTGGCCGAAGCTCAAAAGCTGGGCTTTGCCGAAGTAGGCACTTTAGATGGTGGCGTGCAGGCTTGGAAAGCGGCAGCTCTACCCTTAGTAAAGTAA
- a CDS encoding PTS sugar transporter subunit IIA, translating to MTGIVIVAHTPVASAMLGFAEHTFGVLPERVRAVDIPPHEDTKASFDRVMKAAYGVNTGNGVLILTDVMGATPANVASKLEALGPLSGLNAPVIVLAGLNLPMLMRCISHRGENLEDLAQKALAGGQNGILRLGTKVNQE from the coding sequence ATGACTGGAATTGTCATCGTTGCTCACACACCGGTTGCCAGCGCAATGCTGGGGTTTGCTGAGCATACTTTTGGTGTTTTGCCTGAGCGTGTTCGGGCAGTGGACATCCCTCCTCATGAAGACACCAAGGCAAGCTTTGATCGCGTGATGAAGGCGGCTTATGGTGTGAACACAGGCAACGGCGTCTTGATCCTGACAGATGTTATGGGTGCAACCCCTGCTAATGTGGCCTCCAAGTTAGAGGCTTTGGGCCCTTTATCGGGCCTGAATGCGCCCGTCATTGTGCTGGCGGGATTAAATCTGCCTATGCTGATGCGTTGCATTTCTCATCGTGGAGAAAATCTGGAAGATTTGGCGCAAAAAGCCCTTGCTGGTGGACAGAATGGCATCTTGCGCTTAGGTACAAAAGTAAATCAAGAATAG
- the ptsP gene encoding phosphoenolpyruvate--protein phosphotransferase: MTFALHGIPVSKGIAIGKAVLISRAALEVSHHLIEAGKEEAEAQKLLDAFDQVRLELEQLRQGLPKDAPQEMAAFLDVHGMILADPALAEKPIKLIRTQRLNAAWALTTELNDLLEQFADIEDAYLKERANDIRQVAERVIKALNAQKKDPLNDSDFLPTSDIGVESIIVAHDIAPHDMLRFKEHAFTGFVTDLGGKTSHTAIVARSMEIPAVVGVRHASEMIRHGDWLVLDGDRGVVVVAPDEQLLAEYRKLQTQVLKEARKLQQLKHAKTETADRVEIELFANIELPEDAIQAVKLGAVGVGLFRSEFLFMDRKQALPDEEQQYQEYRRVVDLMHGLPVNIRTIDVGADKALGGGGDISQTGTSPLGLRAIRWSLTEPEIFLTQLRAILRASAHGQARIMIPMLAHAKEIDETFRLIEKAKQQLHQRGKAFNPNIQVGAMIEIPAAALVLPLFINRFDFLSIGTNDLIQYTLAIDRADHAVAHLYDPLHPAILNLLANIIEQAKRANVPVAVCGEMAGDPALTKLLLALGLTDFSMHFSQLLLVKREILQANVGLLKARVSRVLKAYEPEEQAKALERLLS; encoded by the coding sequence ATGACTTTTGCATTGCACGGAATTCCAGTATCGAAAGGCATTGCCATTGGCAAGGCGGTACTGATTTCTCGTGCAGCATTAGAAGTCAGCCATCACCTGATTGAGGCTGGCAAAGAAGAGGCTGAAGCACAAAAACTATTGGACGCATTTGATCAGGTTCGCCTAGAGCTTGAGCAATTGCGCCAAGGATTGCCAAAAGATGCCCCGCAAGAGATGGCGGCATTCTTAGATGTGCACGGCATGATATTGGCTGACCCAGCTTTGGCTGAGAAGCCTATTAAACTCATTCGTACACAACGCTTAAATGCGGCTTGGGCATTAACCACTGAGTTGAATGATCTGTTAGAGCAATTTGCAGATATTGAGGACGCGTATTTAAAGGAGCGTGCCAACGATATTCGGCAGGTTGCTGAACGCGTGATTAAGGCATTAAATGCTCAGAAAAAAGATCCATTAAACGATTCCGATTTTCTGCCAACCAGCGATATCGGCGTTGAGTCAATCATCGTCGCACACGACATTGCTCCACACGACATGCTGCGTTTTAAAGAGCATGCCTTTACCGGATTTGTAACAGATCTGGGCGGTAAAACCTCTCATACAGCTATCGTGGCCCGCAGTATGGAAATACCTGCGGTAGTTGGCGTTCGCCACGCCAGCGAAATGATTCGCCATGGTGATTGGTTGGTGTTAGATGGCGATCGAGGCGTTGTTGTGGTTGCTCCAGATGAGCAGCTACTAGCCGAATATCGCAAGTTACAAACTCAGGTTCTCAAAGAAGCTCGCAAGCTCCAACAGTTAAAGCATGCAAAAACAGAAACGGCCGACCGTGTTGAGATTGAGTTGTTTGCCAATATTGAATTGCCAGAAGATGCCATTCAGGCAGTGAAGTTAGGAGCTGTAGGGGTCGGCTTATTCCGTTCTGAATTTTTATTCATGGACCGTAAACAGGCTTTGCCAGATGAAGAGCAGCAATATCAAGAATATCGTCGCGTAGTCGATCTAATGCACGGCTTACCTGTCAATATCAGAACGATTGATGTTGGCGCCGATAAGGCGCTGGGTGGTGGTGGCGATATTTCTCAAACAGGCACATCACCACTGGGCTTGCGGGCGATCCGCTGGTCTTTAACAGAGCCTGAAATCTTTTTAACGCAGCTCAGAGCAATCTTGCGTGCATCAGCCCATGGTCAAGCGCGCATCATGATCCCCATGTTGGCGCATGCTAAGGAGATTGATGAAACTTTTAGGCTGATTGAAAAAGCGAAACAACAATTGCATCAGCGTGGCAAAGCATTTAATCCGAATATTCAAGTTGGCGCGATGATTGAGATTCCGGCTGCCGCTTTAGTCTTGCCTTTGTTTATTAATCGATTCGATTTTCTTTCTATTGGAACGAATGATTTAATTCAGTACACCTTGGCGATTGATCGTGCAGATCATGCAGTTGCGCATTTATATGACCCATTACATCCAGCGATATTGAATTTATTAGCCAATATCATTGAGCAAGCTAAACGTGCCAATGTGCCTGTGGCTGTTTGTGGTGAGATGGCTGGTGATCCTGCATTAACGAAGTTATTGCTTGCCTTGGGCTTAACGGATTTCTCAATGCACTTCAGCCAGTTATTGCTGGTCAAGCGGGAAATTCTTCAGGCCAATGTAGGCTTATTAAAGGCCCGCGTTTCTAGGGTCTTGAAGGCATATGAGCCCGAGGAGCAGGCAAAGGCTCTGGAGCGACTGCTTTCTTAA
- the gpmA gene encoding 2,3-diphosphoglycerate-dependent phosphoglycerate mutase: MKQLVLIRHGESAWNLENRFTGWADVDLTPKGAEQATAAGESLKKAGYEFDIAYTSVLRRAIRTLWHVQDAMDLMWLPVVHSWRLNERHYGALTGLNKAETATKYGDEQVHIWRRSYDVRPPLLENDDERHPKNDLRYSKLNPSDIPLGECLKDNVERVLPLWNESIAPALKAGKRVLLVAHGNSIRSLIKHLDQMSDEDIMEVNVPNGVPLVYELDDNLKPIQHFYLD; encoded by the coding sequence ATGAAACAACTTGTCCTTATTCGTCATGGCGAATCCGCCTGGAACCTTGAAAACCGCTTTACCGGCTGGGCGGACGTCGACTTAACCCCTAAAGGCGCAGAACAGGCCACCGCAGCAGGTGAAAGCCTCAAAAAAGCAGGTTATGAATTTGATATTGCCTATACCTCTGTTTTAAGGCGTGCCATTCGCACTCTTTGGCACGTTCAAGACGCCATGGATTTGATGTGGCTCCCCGTTGTTCATAGCTGGCGTTTAAATGAACGTCACTATGGCGCACTCACCGGATTGAATAAAGCTGAAACCGCAACTAAATATGGCGACGAACAAGTTCATATTTGGCGTCGTTCCTATGATGTACGTCCACCGCTACTTGAGAATGATGATGAACGTCATCCTAAAAATGATCTCCGTTACTCAAAGCTCAATCCTTCCGATATTCCTTTGGGCGAATGCTTAAAAGATAACGTTGAGCGAGTATTGCCTTTGTGGAATGAATCTATTGCGCCCGCACTCAAAGCTGGCAAACGCGTTTTACTAGTAGCGCATGGCAACAGCATTCGCTCACTTATTAAGCATTTAGATCAAATGTCTGACGAAGACATCATGGAAGTGAATGTACCTAATGGTGTGCCACTTGTTTATGAGTTAGATGACAACCTCAAACCTATTCAACACTTTTATTTGGATTAA
- the gshA gene encoding glutamate--cysteine ligase — MVPHLITALTGPLLELESKVLEATPTIERWFRLEWQEHTPPFYCSVDLRNSGFKLAPVDTNLFPGGFNNLSPQMLPLAVQAAMAAIEKICPEAKNLLLIPERHTRNTFYLQNIARLSSILRQAGLNVRLGTFSEEIKKPTWIDLPDGNRLLMEPLSRLGLKKQRLGLKDFDPCSILLNNDLSAGIPPILENIYEQYLLPGLHAGWHVRRKSNHFAAYEEVAKKFAKVVDIDPWMINPYFTSCSNINFHERKGEDELQTAVEQVLKKTAKKYREYGIKEKPYVVVKADAGTYGMGVMVVNDPAQLKGLNRKDRNKMSVVKEGLEVSDVLIQEGVYTFEKVNEAVAEPVVYMIDRYVIGGFYRVHTDRGPDENLNAPGMHFVPLAFEQNSMPDLGAKPGSAAPNRFYLYGVVARLALLAASLELERTDPNAEAA; from the coding sequence ATGGTTCCACATCTCATTACTGCACTCACCGGCCCTTTGCTCGAATTAGAGTCAAAGGTTCTAGAAGCGACCCCAACCATTGAGCGTTGGTTCAGGCTGGAGTGGCAAGAACATACTCCGCCTTTTTACTGTTCTGTCGATTTACGTAATTCTGGCTTTAAGTTAGCTCCAGTTGATACCAATCTTTTCCCTGGAGGGTTTAATAACCTTTCGCCGCAGATGTTGCCGCTCGCTGTTCAAGCTGCCATGGCTGCCATTGAGAAGATTTGTCCTGAGGCCAAAAACTTATTGCTGATACCAGAACGACATACACGCAATACTTTCTATTTGCAGAATATTGCGCGCTTGTCTTCGATTTTGCGTCAGGCCGGATTGAATGTTCGACTGGGTACTTTCTCCGAAGAAATTAAGAAGCCAACCTGGATTGATTTGCCTGATGGCAATCGCTTGTTGATGGAGCCGCTTTCTCGATTAGGTCTCAAGAAGCAACGCCTAGGTCTAAAAGATTTTGATCCTTGTTCGATCCTATTAAATAACGACTTATCCGCAGGTATTCCTCCGATTCTGGAGAATATCTATGAGCAGTACTTGCTGCCAGGCTTGCATGCTGGCTGGCATGTGCGTCGTAAATCAAATCACTTTGCCGCCTATGAAGAAGTGGCGAAGAAATTTGCCAAAGTAGTTGATATTGATCCATGGATGATCAATCCTTACTTTACAAGCTGCTCCAACATTAATTTCCACGAGCGTAAGGGCGAAGACGAACTTCAAACTGCTGTAGAGCAAGTCTTAAAAAAGACCGCTAAGAAGTATCGTGAGTACGGCATTAAAGAGAAGCCTTATGTCGTAGTAAAAGCCGATGCCGGTACTTACGGTATGGGCGTGATGGTGGTCAATGATCCCGCGCAGTTAAAGGGCTTAAATCGTAAAGACCGTAATAAGATGAGTGTGGTCAAGGAAGGTCTCGAGGTCAGCGATGTATTGATTCAAGAGGGTGTCTATACCTTCGAGAAGGTCAATGAAGCAGTTGCTGAACCGGTGGTGTACATGATTGATCGTTATGTCATTGGCGGCTTCTATCGCGTTCATACCGACCGCGGTCCTGATGAGAATCTCAATGCTCCAGGCATGCACTTTGTGCCTCTAGCTTTTGAGCAAAACTCAATGCCTGATCTAGGGGCTAAGCCAGGTAGCGCCGCCCCCAATCGCTTCTATCTATATGGCGTAGTTGCTCGCTTAGCGCTGCTTGCTGCATCATTGGAGCTAGAGCGAACCGATCCTAATGCTGAAGCTGCATAA
- the secB gene encoding protein-export chaperone SecB encodes MTEQSPAPQISADQVKEPGFRIQRIYLKDVSLEQPNAPQILLVASEPQVQVEIDISVAPLSEGIFEVALSSTVTAKVDTKVLFLVEAKQAGIFEFSNIPVEQIDPMLGIACPTILYPYLRSNIADIISRAGFQPIHLNEINFHGMYEHRLMQAQQEAAAKDGAAAESKPH; translated from the coding sequence ATGACTGAACAATCTCCAGCACCGCAGATAAGCGCCGACCAAGTTAAGGAACCTGGATTTCGTATTCAGCGAATTTACTTAAAAGATGTATCCCTTGAGCAACCAAATGCTCCGCAGATTTTGTTGGTTGCGTCTGAGCCACAAGTGCAGGTTGAGATTGATATCTCCGTTGCACCCTTAAGCGAAGGGATCTTTGAGGTAGCCCTCAGCTCTACTGTGACTGCTAAAGTCGATACCAAAGTACTATTCTTGGTAGAGGCAAAACAAGCCGGTATCTTTGAATTTAGCAACATTCCTGTTGAGCAAATCGATCCAATGCTTGGTATTGCTTGCCCAACGATTTTATATCCGTATTTGCGTTCAAATATCGCCGATATTATTAGTCGCGCAGGCTTTCAGCCAATTCATTTGAATGAGATTAATTTCCACGGCATGTACGAACATCGTTTGATGCAAGCTCAACAAGAAGCTGCTGCTAAGGATGGTGCCGCGGCTGAGAGCAAGCCTCACTAA
- a CDS encoding HesA/MoeB/ThiF family protein, producing the protein MNDEQLLRYSRHLLLDEIDVAGQEKLLHSHALVIGAGGLGSAAAPYLAAAGVGHITLVDHDDVELTNLQRQIMHAESSVGKSKVASGKEFLQRLNSSIQIETIQAKATASLLDEILPSVDVVLDCTDNFSTRHLINAACVKHQIPLVSGSALKFDGQVSVFDPRNSSSPCYACIFSPDEVFEEVSCSSMGIFSPLVGIIGAMQAAQALQVLIGFGEPLVGRMLLWNGRTTQIDEIRMSRNSECSVCGSSHQATR; encoded by the coding sequence ATGAATGACGAGCAGTTACTTCGATACTCCAGGCACTTGCTGCTTGATGAGATTGATGTTGCCGGCCAAGAGAAGCTTCTTCACTCACACGCATTAGTCATCGGCGCTGGCGGCTTAGGTAGTGCTGCCGCCCCCTATCTAGCTGCTGCCGGAGTCGGGCATATCACCCTGGTAGATCATGATGATGTAGAGCTCACCAATTTGCAGCGCCAAATCATGCATGCCGAAAGTAGCGTTGGCAAAAGTAAAGTAGCATCAGGAAAAGAATTTTTACAACGCTTAAACTCCAGCATTCAGATTGAAACCATTCAGGCTAAAGCCACAGCTTCGCTATTAGATGAAATACTGCCAAGCGTTGATGTTGTTCTCGATTGCACAGATAACTTTTCAACCAGACACCTGATTAATGCTGCCTGCGTTAAACATCAAATTCCATTGGTTTCAGGCTCAGCTCTCAAGTTCGATGGTCAAGTGAGTGTTTTTGATCCGCGAAATTCAAGCTCACCATGCTATGCCTGCATCTTTTCTCCAGATGAAGTTTTTGAAGAAGTTAGTTGCTCTAGTATGGGCATCTTCTCGCCTCTAGTAGGGATTATTGGAGCCATGCAAGCTGCTCAAGCCCTGCAGGTATTAATTGGTTTTGGAGAGCCTTTGGTGGGCCGTATGTTGCTTTGGAATGGGCGTACGACTCAAATCGATGAAATCCGTATGAGCCGTAATTCCGAATGCTCAGTATGCGGCTCTTCACACCAGGCAACGCGCTAA
- the trmL gene encoding tRNA (uridine(34)/cytosine(34)/5-carboxymethylaminomethyluridine(34)-2'-O)-methyltransferase TrmL — protein MFNIVLFEPEIPPNTGNIIRLCANTGAKLHLIEPLGFPMEDAKLRRAGLDYHEFARVKVHKNWAQFLKDEQPDPQHLFALTTKGSGKFHEGKYTPDDYFVFGSETKGITDEVRDSIPIENRMRLAMQDSSRSLNLSNTVAIVVYEAWRQNGLAGGQ, from the coding sequence ATGTTTAATATCGTTTTATTTGAACCAGAAATCCCGCCTAATACAGGCAACATTATTCGTTTGTGTGCAAACACTGGCGCGAAGCTGCATTTAATTGAGCCCCTTGGATTTCCAATGGAAGATGCTAAGTTGCGTAGAGCGGGCCTAGACTATCACGAGTTTGCTCGCGTCAAAGTACACAAAAATTGGGCGCAGTTTTTAAAGGATGAGCAGCCCGACCCTCAACATCTCTTTGCATTGACTACCAAGGGCTCAGGAAAGTTTCATGAAGGTAAATACACGCCCGATGATTACTTTGTATTTGGCTCTGAAACTAAAGGCATTACAGATGAAGTCAGGGACTCCATTCCGATTGAGAATCGTATGCGCCTAGCGATGCAAGATAGTAGTCGCAGTCTGAATCTATCAAATACTGTAGCAATCGTAGTGTATGAAGCATGGCGGCAAAATGGCCTTGCTGGTGGCCAATAA